The following are encoded in a window of Candidatus Lokiarchaeota archaeon genomic DNA:
- a CDS encoding GTP-binding protein translates to MPQIIPQKAVFKYMVKAVFKVVLMGDGSVGKTSLRRTYMGEGFKANYNITIGADFAVKKMQLEGGHDVRIQIWDLAGQEHFRNVRSTFYRGAMGALAVYSVVERLSFDHIPEWVDECFENAGKKIPIVLIGNKIDLREKFEGNPSMQEAMVTTDEGESLAERISDNNGIHTSFIETSAKTGANVDAAFLELAIKILESGDMM, encoded by the coding sequence TCCTCAGAAGGCGGTGTTCAAGTATATGGTCAAAGCGGTATTCAAAGTTGTTTTAATGGGTGATGGCTCAGTGGGCAAGACAAGTCTCCGGCGCACCTACATGGGAGAAGGCTTCAAAGCAAACTACAATATAACCATAGGTGCAGACTTCGCGGTAAAGAAGATGCAACTCGAGGGTGGCCATGATGTGCGTATACAAATATGGGATCTTGCTGGGCAGGAGCACTTCAGAAATGTCCGTTCAACATTCTATCGAGGAGCCATGGGGGCACTTGCAGTCTATTCGGTTGTAGAACGGCTATCCTTCGATCATATTCCTGAATGGGTGGACGAATGCTTCGAGAACGCCGGCAAGAAGATTCCTATCGTGCTTATTGGTAACAAGATTGACCTGCGAGAGAAATTTGAGGGGAACCCCTCCATGCAGGAAGCCATGGTCACGACTGATGAAGGTGAATCACTTGCTGAGAGAATTTCAGACAACAATGGTATTCATACATCTTTCATAGAGACATCCGCGAAGACGGGTGCCAATGTAGATGCTGCTTTTCTTGAGCTTGCAATCAAAATTCTTGAAAGCGGCGATATGATGTAA